One window from the genome of Pseudomonas sp. L5B5 encodes:
- a CDS encoding sulfurtransferase TusA family protein, with the protein MTDVVAHDAELDASGLNCPLPLLKAKMELNRLASGAVLMVIATDAGSQRDFRTFARLAGHTLLREEDEAGVYRYWLKKA; encoded by the coding sequence ATGACCGATGTCGTCGCCCATGATGCCGAGCTGGATGCCAGTGGCTTGAACTGCCCACTGCCGCTGCTCAAGGCCAAGATGGAACTCAATCGCCTGGCCAGTGGTGCGGTGCTCATGGTCATTGCCACTGATGCCGGGTCCCAGCGCGACTTTCGCACGTTCGCTCGACTGGCTGGTCATACGCTGCTGCGCGAAGAGGACGAGGCCGGGGTTTATCGCTACTGGCTGAAAAAGGCCTGA